The proteins below come from a single Cylindrospermopsis raciborskii Cr2010 genomic window:
- a CDS encoding PAS domain-containing sensor histidine kinase: protein MMNCRGSMLEKINYQLNYPSMKDKLVEFLINQIIDAAFCVKNNGDFIYTNKSMSAIMEYSHQELLSMNLSNLDIDFSLNKWLQKWENLKNVEGLSWKSRYRTKGGRTFVATIDFAYIQLQESEFCYGVIKENTQELVPILCHEFRTPLNIISFSNSLLKRNIHQWEEEKMLSLVGHIETAVKQIDHILDDILFLSKTKYSQAIISPIQVNLIEFCENLVQKMTLIKNGRSIQFDYLGDCKQVWIDPHIIEAILTNLLDNAIKYSSDKTIVHLLIENEDEQIILKVKDQGIGIAQVDQDRLFEKFYRGHNVGQTSGTGLGLSIVKTLVDLCEGQIIITSELGMGTTFTIVLQSLPRQFNF from the coding sequence ATGATGAATTGTCGGGGTTCCATGCTAGAGAAAATCAATTATCAATTAAACTATCCTTCCATGAAGGATAAACTTGTCGAGTTTCTGATTAATCAAATCATAGATGCTGCTTTTTGTGTCAAAAATAATGGAGACTTTATTTATACAAATAAGTCCATGTCCGCTATTATGGAATATTCGCATCAAGAGTTGCTATCTATGAATCTAAGTAATTTGGATATAGATTTTTCCCTGAATAAATGGTTGCAAAAATGGGAAAATCTCAAAAATGTGGAAGGTCTGTCTTGGAAATCTCGCTATCGCACCAAGGGGGGAAGAACATTTGTAGCAACAATAGATTTTGCCTATATTCAATTACAAGAAAGTGAGTTTTGTTATGGAGTTATCAAAGAAAATACACAAGAGTTAGTGCCCATACTCTGCCATGAATTTCGCACACCCCTCAATATTATTTCTTTTTCCAACAGTCTACTTAAACGAAATATTCATCAATGGGAAGAAGAAAAAATGTTGTCGCTTGTTGGACACATTGAAACAGCGGTAAAACAAATTGATCACATATTGGATGACATTTTATTTTTAAGTAAGACCAAATATTCCCAAGCAATTATCTCACCGATCCAGGTAAATTTGATTGAGTTTTGTGAGAATTTAGTCCAAAAAATGACCCTAATTAAAAATGGCAGGTCAATTCAGTTTGATTATCTGGGAGACTGTAAGCAAGTATGGATAGATCCCCACATAATAGAAGCAATTTTGACCAACTTACTAGATAATGCCATTAAATATTCATCTGATAAGACTATTGTCCATCTTTTAATTGAAAATGAAGATGAGCAAATCATTTTGAAAGTTAAAGATCAAGGTATTGGCATTGCCCAGGTGGATCAAGATAGACTATTTGAAAAATTCTATCGAGGTCATAATGTTGGTCAAACTTCTGGTACCGGGCTTGGTTTATCAATTGTTAAGACTCTGGTGGATCTATGTGAGGGTCAAATCATAATAACTAGTGAATTGGGTATGGGTACCACATTCACTATTGTTTTACAATCCTTGCCAAGACAATTCAATTTTTAA
- a CDS encoding CO2 hydration protein, which yields MKQIENRVHPLHEFIEQLQTGKALLKDSPENVLEVVGILKSYGVVLDAYSQNLIYIADHQFLVFFPFFKYFNGKISLPQLFRHWWHDRINFEYAEYCMKTMMWHGGGGLDSYLDSPEFAHRAQAVISAKFKYNLGVIGLNQLFPDFLIEQLRMSAYYSGLGQFWRVMADIFLSLSDLYDIGKITSIPQVVEHIKAGLVKDALKPITYQVKIREQVYDIIPKSMGLTFLADTAIPYVEAVFFRGTPFLGTVSLNAQAYQVPPDQAKFEYGALYADPLPIGGSGVPPTLLMHDMRHYLPEYLHQIYRHSLRGEDDLLVQICISFQKSMFCVTTAAILGLMPYAIDTGDPSEQIANLVYLEKWMDRFQTSRLLEANN from the coding sequence ATGAAACAGATTGAAAACAGGGTCCATCCCCTACATGAATTCATCGAGCAATTGCAAACCGGAAAGGCCCTACTCAAAGACAGTCCAGAAAATGTCTTAGAAGTTGTAGGGATTCTCAAAAGTTATGGTGTGGTACTAGATGCTTATTCTCAAAACCTGATCTACATAGCAGATCATCAATTTTTAGTATTCTTCCCATTTTTCAAATATTTTAACGGCAAAATCTCCCTTCCCCAATTATTCCGTCATTGGTGGCACGATCGCATTAACTTTGAATATGCAGAATACTGCATGAAAACCATGATGTGGCATGGTGGTGGGGGGCTAGATTCCTATTTAGATAGCCCTGAATTTGCCCACAGAGCCCAGGCCGTAATATCAGCTAAATTCAAATACAACCTAGGGGTTATAGGTCTTAACCAGCTGTTTCCGGACTTTTTAATTGAACAATTGCGGATGTCTGCTTATTATAGTGGTCTCGGTCAATTTTGGCGAGTCATGGCTGATATCTTTCTCAGTTTATCAGATCTGTACGATATCGGAAAAATCACATCTATTCCTCAAGTAGTAGAACATATTAAAGCTGGTTTAGTCAAAGATGCCCTAAAACCAATCACCTACCAAGTAAAAATTCGGGAGCAAGTTTATGATATTATTCCTAAGTCCATGGGATTAACATTCTTGGCCGACACAGCCATTCCCTACGTAGAAGCGGTATTTTTCCGAGGCACACCCTTTTTAGGAACAGTGTCCCTAAACGCTCAAGCATATCAGGTTCCCCCAGACCAGGCCAAATTTGAATATGGTGCTTTATATGCGGATCCTCTACCTATTGGTGGTTCAGGTGTTCCACCCACATTATTAATGCATGACATGCGCCATTATCTACCCGAGTACCTCCATCAGATTTACCGTCACAGTTTGAGAGGTGAAGATGACTTGCTGGTGCAAATCTGTATCAGCTTTCAAAAGTCCATGTTTTGTGTGACAACTGCAGCTATTCTAGGATTAATGCCCTATGCCATAGATACAGGGGATCCCAGTGAACAGATAGCCAATTTAGTGTACTTGGAAAAGTGGATGGATAGATTTCAAACCTCCCGATTGCTGGAAGCAAACAATTAA
- a CDS encoding CBS domain-containing protein, whose amino-acid sequence MSKTVAQVMTHNPIMVNPQTPLKQAIQILAEKQISGLPVVDDMGKLVGIISETDLMWQETGITPPAYIMFLDSVIYLQNPATYERDLHKALGQTVGEVMSNNPITISPDQSLKTAAKIIQDQKVRRLPVVDDAGTVIGILTRGDIIRTMACD is encoded by the coding sequence ATGTCTAAAACTGTTGCCCAGGTGATGACCCATAATCCGATTATGGTTAATCCTCAAACTCCTTTAAAACAGGCAATCCAAATCTTGGCTGAGAAGCAAATTAGCGGGTTGCCTGTGGTTGATGATATGGGTAAGTTGGTCGGGATTATCTCAGAAACGGATCTAATGTGGCAAGAAACAGGAATTACTCCTCCTGCATACATTATGTTTTTGGATAGTGTGATTTACTTACAAAACCCTGCTACTTACGAACGGGATTTACACAAAGCTCTGGGACAAACTGTGGGGGAAGTGATGAGTAACAATCCGATCACTATTAGTCCTGATCAGTCTTTGAAAACAGCAGCAAAAATTATCCAGGACCAAAAGGTTCGTCGTCTCCCCGTGGTTGATGATGCTGGTACTGTAATTGGTATTCTGACCCGTGGTGATATTATTCGCACTATGGCATGCGATTGA
- a CDS encoding indole-3-glycerol phosphate synthase TrpC has translation MEPIIREIIWHKKLEITQIQQEMSLASLQRQLTAAPSVRDFFTALQQNIYKPSLIAEVKRIFSSENILSSDFDALSIAKSYERTGAACISVVTDQKFFHGGFDQLRIVRHKVTLPILCKDFVLDPCQIYLARAAGADAILLIAAILTDQQINNLLRVIHYLGMNAVVEVHNLMELDRVIRLEDVRIIAINNRSLEDLTVNINTTLELMAARKSHLHNLGILVVSESGIETSQDLSLMANVGVSGVLIGDCLLREENLEDAVKELLKSQIYGFGGPSYKS, from the coding sequence ATGGAACCTATAATCAGAGAAATTATATGGCACAAAAAACTAGAGATTACCCAAATTCAACAGGAAATGTCTCTTGCTTCTCTCCAACGTCAATTAACTGCTGCTCCTAGTGTGAGAGATTTTTTCACTGCTTTGCAACAAAACATTTACAAACCCAGTTTAATTGCAGAAGTGAAAAGGATATTTTCATCCGAGAATATACTTTCATCTGATTTTGATGCTTTGTCTATTGCTAAATCCTATGAACGAACTGGGGCAGCTTGTATATCTGTTGTGACAGATCAGAAATTCTTTCATGGTGGGTTTGATCAGCTACGCATTGTTCGACATAAAGTCACTTTACCTATTCTATGTAAAGATTTTGTTCTGGATCCATGTCAAATTTACTTAGCACGAGCAGCAGGAGCAGATGCAATCTTATTAATTGCCGCCATTCTCACGGATCAGCAAATTAATAACCTTTTACGGGTAATTCATTATTTAGGAATGAATGCTGTGGTCGAAGTTCATAATTTGATGGAGTTAGACCGTGTTATTAGGTTAGAGGATGTGCGTATTATTGCCATTAATAATCGCAGTTTGGAGGATTTAACTGTTAATATCAACACTACTCTGGAGTTAATGGCTGCCAGAAAATCACACCTACATAATTTGGGGATTTTGGTGGTAAGTGAGTCAGGAATTGAGACGTCTCAAGATTTATCCTTGATGGCTAATGTTGGTGTTAGTGGGGTATTAATAGGAGATTGTTTACTGCGAGAAGAAAATTTAGAGGACGCAGTGAAAGAGTTGTTAAAATCCCAAATTTATGGTTTTGGTGGTCCCAGTTATAAAAGTTAA
- a CDS encoding ribose-phosphate pyrophosphokinase, whose product MNAHLGSAVLNSASLTMHPVTTGVTDNQRLRLFSGSSNIQLAQEVSRYLGLDLGPMIRKRFADGELYIQIQESIRGCDVYLIQPTCKPVNDHLMELLIIIDACRRASARQITAVVPYYGYARADRKTAGRESITAKLVANLITQAGANRVLAMDLHAAQIQGYFDIPFDHVYGSPVLLEYLQNKALQDIVVVSPDVGGVARARAFAKKLNDAPLAIIDKRRQAHNVAEVLNVIGDVKGKTAVLVDDMIDTGGTITQGAKLLREEGASQVYACATHAVFSPPAIERLSSGLFEEVIVTNTIPISPADQFPQLVVLSVANLLGEAIWRIHEDTSLSSLFR is encoded by the coding sequence ATGAATGCGCATCTAGGATCTGCTGTGCTAAATTCTGCAAGTTTAACCATGCACCCAGTCACCACAGGAGTGACTGACAACCAACGTCTGCGATTATTTTCTGGATCGTCCAATATCCAATTAGCTCAGGAAGTCTCACGCTACTTGGGCCTGGACTTGGGCCCCATGATCCGCAAAAGATTTGCGGATGGTGAGTTGTATATTCAAATTCAAGAGTCTATTCGCGGTTGTGATGTTTATTTAATTCAACCAACTTGTAAGCCAGTTAATGACCATTTAATGGAATTACTAATCATAATTGATGCCTGCCGTCGTGCTTCTGCTAGACAGATTACGGCAGTGGTTCCTTATTATGGTTACGCCCGTGCGGATCGAAAAACCGCCGGGAGAGAGTCCATTACTGCTAAATTGGTTGCTAACCTAATTACCCAAGCAGGGGCTAATCGAGTCCTGGCTATGGATCTACATGCGGCACAAATCCAGGGGTACTTTGATATACCCTTTGATCATGTTTATGGTTCGCCAGTCTTACTGGAGTACCTACAGAATAAAGCACTACAAGATATTGTTGTGGTTTCTCCTGATGTGGGTGGGGTAGCTCGAGCTAGAGCATTTGCTAAAAAACTCAATGATGCTCCCCTGGCAATAATTGATAAACGTCGTCAGGCTCATAATGTAGCTGAAGTTCTGAATGTGATTGGGGATGTGAAGGGCAAAACGGCTGTTTTAGTCGATGATATGATTGATACGGGAGGTACTATTACTCAGGGAGCAAAGTTACTCCGAGAAGAAGGTGCTAGTCAAGTATATGCTTGTGCCACCCATGCAGTATTTTCACCACCAGCTATTGAACGTCTTTCCAGTGGGTTGTTTGAGGAGGTGATAGTTACTAATACCATTCCTATTTCTCCAGCAGATCAATTCCCCCAATTAGTAGTGCTTTCAGTTGCTAATTTGCTTGGGGAGGCCATTTGGCGTATTCATGAGGATACTTCCCTGAGTAGTTTATTCCGTTAA
- a CDS encoding aminotransferase class I/II-fold pyridoxal phosphate-dependent enzyme, with amino-acid sequence MLNQSQSPLIDALKSSISKNHTPFYTPGHKRGAGVSPILTDLLGKDVFRADLTELSELDNLFAPESAILAAQELAAMAFGAQRTWFLVNGSSCGIIAAIMTVCEPNQHILLPRNIHLSVVSGLIIAGAIPIFINPQYDQDLDITCSITPKDLEVALAQHPQAKAVLVVYPTYNGVCGNLKAICQVTHEHNIPLIVDEAHGAHLNFHDNLPISALTAGADLTIQSTHKTLGSMTQTSMLHIQGNRINIDRLNQALQLVQSTSPSFILLASLDAARQQMAIDGQNLMQQTLELANIARNKIREIPGLSVLELPKIRQPGFFDLDKTRLTVNVKELGITGFTTENFLIEMGIVPEVSSFENVTFIISLGNNELDINALVKVFKKINDIPRCRKYEMSTSNIISKIIFNYQPDNRLVISPREAFFATSEILPLEKTVDRICAENICPYPPGIPILMPGERITKSALDYLQQVQDLGGVITGCLDASCHTLKVVK; translated from the coding sequence ATGTTGAACCAAAGCCAAAGTCCCCTAATTGATGCCTTAAAATCCTCCATATCCAAAAACCATACCCCCTTTTATACTCCTGGACATAAACGGGGTGCAGGAGTCTCACCCATTTTAACCGATTTGCTTGGTAAAGACGTATTTAGAGCCGATTTAACCGAACTATCAGAATTAGATAATTTATTCGCACCTGAAAGTGCAATTTTAGCAGCACAAGAATTAGCCGCCATGGCCTTTGGTGCTCAAAGAACTTGGTTTTTAGTCAATGGCTCTAGTTGTGGTATTATAGCAGCAATTATGACCGTTTGTGAACCAAATCAGCATATCCTTTTACCCAGAAATATACATTTATCTGTGGTTTCTGGATTGATTATAGCTGGTGCCATTCCCATTTTTATCAATCCCCAGTATGATCAAGATCTGGATATTACTTGTAGTATTACACCTAAAGACTTAGAGGTAGCTTTAGCTCAACATCCCCAGGCTAAGGCTGTATTAGTGGTTTACCCAACCTACAATGGGGTTTGTGGCAATTTAAAAGCCATCTGTCAAGTTACTCATGAACATAATATTCCTTTAATAGTTGATGAAGCTCATGGTGCCCATCTTAACTTTCATGATAATTTACCCATATCCGCCTTAACCGCAGGTGCGGATTTAACCATACAATCTACTCATAAAACCCTGGGCTCCATGACCCAAACATCAATGTTACATATTCAGGGAAATAGAATTAACATTGATAGATTAAATCAAGCTCTACAATTAGTACAATCTACAAGTCCGAGTTTTATACTTTTAGCTTCTCTTGATGCAGCACGTCAGCAAATGGCTATAGATGGTCAAAATTTGATGCAGCAAACCCTAGAACTAGCAAATATAGCCAGAAATAAAATTCGAGAAATTCCTGGTTTATCAGTTTTAGAATTGCCAAAAATTAGGCAACCAGGCTTTTTTGATCTGGATAAAACTCGATTAACCGTGAATGTAAAAGAATTAGGTATCACGGGTTTTACCACAGAAAATTTTCTAATTGAAATGGGTATTGTACCGGAGGTTTCTTCTTTTGAGAATGTTACATTTATTATTAGTTTAGGAAATAATGAATTAGATATTAATGCCTTGGTAAAAGTTTTTAAAAAAATCAATGATATACCCAGATGTAGAAAATATGAGATGAGCACCTCCAACATCATCTCTAAGATAATATTTAATTATCAGCCAGATAATAGGTTGGTCATTTCTCCCCGTGAGGCTTTTTTTGCCACAAGTGAAATTCTACCTTTAGAAAAGACGGTGGATAGAATTTGTGCAGAAAATATCTGTCCATATCCTCCAGGAATACCAATATTAATGCCAGGAGAAAGAATTACAAAATCAGCCCTAGATTATTTACAGCAGGTGCAGGATTTAGGAGGAGTGATTACAGGTTGTTTGGATGCAAGTTGTCATACCCTTAAAGTTGTTAAATAG
- a CDS encoding HetP family heterocyst commitment protein, translating into MKGQLDDYNRQINKKINTDQIEQIIKAIIAGKYSWACVLLLRFSGLNPIDYIPYRTYIRLLKNNYLLGGSGQNQPSKKEVEIMC; encoded by the coding sequence ATGAAAGGACAGTTAGATGATTATAATAGGCAGATTAATAAGAAAATCAATACGGATCAAATAGAGCAAATAATCAAGGCAATTATAGCTGGTAAATATTCTTGGGCTTGTGTTTTGCTGCTGAGATTTTCGGGACTTAACCCCATTGACTACATACCATACCGCACTTATATCAGATTGCTGAAAAATAACTATTTACTAGGTGGCTCTGGGCAAAATCAACCAAGCAAAAAAGAAGTGGAAATAATGTGTTAA